The stretch of DNA CCGGCGGGCGAGATGTGGTCGGTGGTGATCTTGTCGCCGAACAGGCCGAGGACGCGGGCGCCCTTGATGTCGGAAACGCCGCTGCCCTTCTTGCCCATGCCGACGAAGTAGGGCGGGTTCTGCACATAGGTCGAATTGTCGTCCCAGGCATAGGTCTGGCCCGGCGGGATCTGAACGGCCTGCCAGTTGACGTCGCCCTTGAAGACGTCGGCATACTTGCTTTCGTAAAGCTCGCGGGTCACGTATTTCAGGATGAATTCCTGAACTTCCTTCGAGGTCGGCCAGATGTCCTTGAGATAAACCGGGTTGCCGCTCTGGTCCTCGCCGATCGGCTCCTTGGTCAGATCCGTCTGCACCGTGCCGGCAAGCGCATAAGCGACGACCAGCGGCGGGGATGCGAGATAGTTCGCCTGCACGTCGGGCGAGATGCGGCCTTCGAAGTTGCGGTTGCCGGACAGAACGCCGGAAACGATAAGGCCCTTGTCGTTGATCGTCTTCGAGATCGGTGCCGGCAGCGGGCCGGAATTACCGATGCAGGTGGTGCAGCCGAAACCGACGAGGTTGAAGCCAAGCTTGTCGAGGTCGGCCTGCAGGCCCGACTTGGCGAGATATTCGCCGACGACTTGGCTTCCCGGTGCCAGCGAGGTCTTCACCCACGGCTTCGTCTTCAGTCCCTTGGCAACGGCGTTGCGGGCAAGAAGGCCGGCGGCGATCAGCACTGACGGGTTGGAGGTGTTGGTGCACGACGTGATGGCGGCGATCGCCACATCGCCATGGCCGAGATCGAAGTCGGTGCCTTCGACGGCATAGCGGTTGTTCAACTGGCCGGGCTTCTTGTAGTCGGCATCCATCGAGCCGGCAAAACCGGTCGCGATGTTCTCAAGCGAAATGCGGCCTTCCGGACGCTTCGGGCCGGCCATCGACGGCACGACATCGTTCAGATCGAGTTCCAGCGTATCGGTGAAGACGAGCTCGGAACCGTCGCCCTCACGCCACATGCCCTGGGCCTTCGAATAGGCTTCGACGAGGGCGATCCGGTCATGCGTGCGGCCGGACATGGTGAGGTAGTTGATGGTTTCGCCGTCGACCGGGAAGAAGCCGCAGGTCGCGCCGTATTCCGGGCCCATGTTGCCGATCGTCGCGCGGTCGGCGAGCGGCATGTTGTCCATGCCGGGGCCGAAAAATTCGACGAACTTCGAAACGACGCCCTTCTTGCGCAGCATCTGCACGACGGTGAGAACGAGGTCGGTCGCCGTGACGCCTTCCTTGAGTTTGCCGGTCAGCTTGAAGCCGATGACTTCGGGCAGCAGCATCGAGACCGGCTGGCCGAGCATCGCAGCTTCCGCTTCGATACCGCCCACACCCCAGCCGAGAACGCCGAGACCGTTGATCATCGTCGTGTGGCTGTCGGTGCCGACGCAAGTATCCGGATAGGCGATCGTCTCGCCGTCCTCTTCCTTGGTCCAGACGGTCTGGCCGAGATATTCGAGATTGACCTGATGACAGATGCCGGTGCCGGGAGGCACGACGCGGAAATTCTTGAAGGCCTGCTGGCCCCACTTCAGGAAACGGTAGCGCTCGCCGTTGCGCTGGTATTCCAGCTCGACGTTGCGGGCGAAGGCCTGCGGCGTGCCGAATTCGTCGACGATGACGGAGTGGTCGATGACGAGATCGACGGGAACGAGCGGGTTGATCTTCTCGGGATCGCCGCCGAGCGACACCATCGCGTCGCGCATCGCGGCAAGATCGACGACGGCGGGAACGCCGGTGAAGTCCTGCATCAGCACACGCGCCGGGCGATAGGCGATTTCGTTTTCGACCGCACCCTTGTTGTTCAGCCATTCGGCGACAGCCAGGATGTGCTCCTTGGTGACCGACTGGCCGTCTTCGAAGCGCAGCAGGTTTTCGAGCAGCACCTTCATCGAATAGGGAAGCTTCGACACGCCGGCCAGACCGTTTGCCTCAGCCTTGGGCAGGCTGTAATAGACATAGTCCTTCCCGTTGACGGAAAGCGTGGAACGACAATTGAAACTGTCAAGAGATTTAGACACGAGATACCCCGTTTCTGATAGCCAACACAGTCGTGCGAACGCCTATGCACTTAATGCACATCAGGATGCGGGTACGGCCATTTCCGCTGTCCGCACGTGGAACAGACGCTCCAAGTTCGGCGCAAGGATGAAATTCACGCCGACCGCTGGCGTGGTTGCAGGTCTTATAGATAATTTCCTAAAAACTTGCCATACCCGAGCACAGTCAAAATCGGACATTTTTTGACCCCTCCGCGAGCCGAAACCAAGAAAGAGCCGACGCATGCATCTCACCGCCGAAAATCTGGCTGCAAGGCGCGGTGAGGATCTCATTTTCGTTAACATTTCCTTTCACTTGGCAGCCGGCGAGGCGCTTGTCCTGACCGGTAGAAATGGATCGGGAAAGTCCACTTTGTTGCGTGTCGTGGCCGGCCTCCTCAGGCCGGAAAAAGGCACCGTCAAATTTCACGATGGAGAGAGCGGGGCAGACAGACATGCCGGCGAAGTAAGCCACTACCTCGGTCATAGAAATGCGATGAAGAACGAACTTACGGTTGCAGAAAACCTCGATTTCTGGCGCAGCTTTCTCGGCAATACAGGCTCCGCTGCCGCCCTTTCCGTCGAGGACGCCGCTGACGCCGTCGGCCTTTCCGGCATCACCCACCTTCCCTTCGGTTATCTCTCCGCCGGCCAGCAGCGCCGGATAGCCTTCGCCAAACTGCTCGTCGCCCACCGTCCCGTCTGGATCCTCGACGAGCCGACCGCGGCACTCGATGCCAACGCCGACGGGCTGCTTGCCGATTTGATCACGGCGTATCTGGCAAGGGGCGGCATCGTGCTGGCGGCAACGCATCAGCCGCTGGGGCTGAGGAATTCGCAGGAATTGAAGATGACGGGCTTTGCCGGTGTGGATCATGGGGTATGGGGTTGATGCTTTTCGACGTAGCTACCCCGTCCACCGCACATGCAGAGAGCCGCCGCGCATGACCGCCCTCTTTCTCCGCGACCTGAAGCTCTCGATTCGCGCTGGCGGCGGTGCGCTGATCGGCGTGCTGTTCTTCCTGACCATCGTCGCCGTCATTCCCTTCGGCGTTGGTCCCGATCTCAAGCTGCTGTCGCGTATCGGCCCCGCCATCGTCTGGATCGGCGCGCTGCTCGCCGCCCTTCTCGGCCTCGACCGCCTGTTCCAGGCCGAACGCGACGACGGATCGCTCGACCTGATGCTGATTCAGGAAACGCCCCTGGTCCTGACCGTGCTGGTCAAATGCCTTGCCCATTGGACCGCCACCAGCCTGCCGCTCGTTATCGCCTCGCCGTTGCTCGGCCTCTTCATGAACATGGACGAGACGGCGATCGGCGCGACCATGCTGACGCTGCTGGTCGGCTCGCCCGCCATCACCTTCATCGGCGCCGTGGGTGCTGCCGTTGCCGTGGCGCTGCCCCGCGGCGGCCTGCTGGTCTCGATCCTCGTGCTGCCGCTGACCATTCCGGTGCTGATCTTCGGCGTCAGCGCCACCTATGCCGCAGTCGAGGATCCCGCCCCCTTCCTGCCACCCTTCCTGATCCTCATTGCCCTGACGCTCTTCTTCGCGGTCATCGGCCCGGCAGCCGCCGCCCTGGCGCTACGAAACACAGCGGATTGATGGGCCGTTCGATTGCGGGAAAAGCCGGTTCAAGGTAAGGAAGCGGACATGAGCGAAACGAGCCTTGCCATTAGCAAATTCAGTGACCTCGCCAACCCGACGCGGTTTCTGGCGCTGGCGGCGCGCGCCATTCCGTGGCTGGCCGGCATCACCGCACTCTGTTTCGCGGTCGGCCTCTATCTAAGCTTCGCCACCGAAGGCGATTACCAGCAGGGCGAGACCGTGCGCATCATGTATGTTCATGTGCCCTCGGCCTGGCTTTCGATGATGTGTTATACGATCATGAGCGTCTCGGCGATCGGCACGCTGGTCTGGCGCCATCCGCTGGCCGATGTCTCCGCCAAAGCCGCAGCCCCGCTCGGCGCCGCCTTTACCCTGCTTGCACTCGTCACCGGTTCGCTCTGGGGCAAGCCGATGTGGGGCACCTGGTGGGTCTGGGATGCACGGCTGACCTCCGTCTTCGTTCTCTTCCTGATGTATCTCGGGCTGATTGCGCTCGGCCGCGCCATCGACGATCCGTCGAAGGCCGCGCGCGTCAGCGCCGTGCTCATCCTCGTCGGCTTCGTCAACATCCCGATCATCAAATTCTCGGTCGAGTGGTGGAACACGCTGCATCAGTCGGCAAGCGTGCTGCGCCTCGACGGCCCGGCGATCGATCCGGAATTCCTGCGGCCGCTCTTCGTCATGGCGATCGCCTTCACCCTGCTCTTCTTCACGCTGCACATCATGGCGATGAGGAACGAGATCTGGCGCCGCCGCATTGCCGCCCAGCGCCGTCTTGCTGCCCGCATGGCGAGCCGGGAGGAATAGCCGTGACGCATGCCTTCTACGTCTACGCTTCCTATGGCTTTGCAGCCCTGGTGACGATTGCCGTCACGGCCTGGACCTGGGCCGACGGCCGCGCCCGCCGCAGGGAACTTGCAGCCCTTGAGGCTGCCGGCATCCGCCGCCGTTCGGCGCGCCCCAAGGACAGCGTGGGGGATGGCGAATGAACGACACGCCGGAAAACACCGCCGCCAAGCCGCGCGGGCTGAGCCGTTACGCATTGGCGCTGCTGCCGCTCATCGTCTTCGGCGGCATCGCTGCCACGGCCGCAAAGATGCTCTACGACCAGGATTTCCATGGCAAGAACATCGCAGAAATTCCCTCCGCCCTGATCGGCACCAAGGCACCGGCGCTGAACCTGCCGCCTCTCGACGGCGCCAACCTGCCGGCGCTGACCGATGCGGCAATCAAGGGCAAACTGACCCTCGTCAACGTCTTCGCCTCATGGTGCCTCCCCTGCCGCGACGAACATCCGGTCTTGAAAGAACTGGCAAAGGACGGACGGCTGAATATCGTCGCCATCAATTACAAGGACCAGAGCGCCAACGCCCTGCGTTTCCTCGGCGAGCTCGGCAACCCTTTTCGGGCGATCGGCGTCGATCCGAACGGCAAGGCAGCGATCGACTGGGGTGTCTACGGCATTCCGGAAAGCTATCTGGTCGGGCCTGACGGCACGATCCTCTACAAGCGCGTCGGCCCCTTCGACGATATCAGCCTGAAGGAAGGGCTTTTTCCAGCGATGGAAAAGGCGCTCGGCAAGCCGGCTTCGTAGTTTCGTCTCCGGAAAAGCCTTAAAGCCCGCTCTGCCAGACCTTGATCGCCTCCACCGGCCAGATCAGCATGACAACGTTGAGCGTCAGGTTGTCGCGGATCACGTAGCCAGTGAAAATCTCGAAGAAGATGGCGATCGCCACCGTGAGCGCCACCGGCGCGCGCCGCGCGAAGAAGAAGCCGACGCACATGAAGACGGTGTCCATCGCCGAATTCAGGATGCTGTCGCCGTAATAATCGAGCGCGATCGTTGCCGTGCGGTAGCGGTCGATGATGAGCGGCGAATTCTCGAGCAGCTCCCAGCCGGATTCGATGGCGAGCGCCAGCAGCAGCCTTGCCGCCAACGGCTTGCCGCGCAGGATGAGATGCGCGAGCCCGTAAAACAGGAAGCCGTGGATGATGTGCGAGGGCGTATACCAATCCGACAGATGCTGCGAATTGCCGCTGGTATTGACCCCGCCCTCCCACAGCTTGACATAACCGCAGGCGCAGATCGGCACGCGGCCCATCATATATTCGGCGGCAATCTGAATGATCAGAACCGCAAGGCAGGCGGCGAACCAAAAGGTCTGGTGTCTTACGCGGTATTCGGCCTCTGCAGCGCTCACTTCTCGCCTTCCGTTTCCAGGTTGATGCTGTGCTTCAGCACCAGCGGCATCTGCGCCAGCGTGAAGATGATGGTGATCGGCATCGTGCCCCAGACCTTGAAGGCGACCCAGGTACCGTCGGAAAAGTTGCGCCAGACGACTTCGTTCAGCACGGCAAGGAAGAGAAAGAAGATGCCCCAGCGAATGGTGAGCTTGCGCCAGCCCTCGGCATCGAGCTGGAAGGCGGCGTTGAAGACGTAGCCGAGCAGTGACTTGCCGAAAGCCAGTCCGCCGAGCAGCGCCACCCCGAAGAGCGCGTTGACGATGGTCGGCTTCATCTTGATGAAGGTTTCGTTCTGCAGCCAGATCGACAGCGAGCCGAAGATGACGACGACGATGCCGGATACAAAAGGCATGATCGGCAGATGGCCGAGCACGACCTTCGAAACGATCAGCGAGATGATCGTCGCCGCCATGAAGAGGCCGGTCGCGACGAACAGCGGTCCGCCCAATTCGGAAAGAGCGGGAAACGTCTCCACCAGCCACTGGCCACGCAGATTGGCGAAGAAGAAGATCATCAGCGGCCCGAGTTCCAGCGCCAGTTTCAGCAGCGGATGATGCCGGTCGGCAGCAGACGGGGTGATATCGCTTTCGGTGCTCATGCGTTCTTCAAACCTGTTTTCCTGGAAACCTGTCGCGGCCTTGGCCTGCAGGCTTTTGGCGGCATATCTGTGGCATCATTGCCCAAGTCCGGCAATGGCGTGGGCAAAATCCTCGGCCTCGAACGGCTCCAGATCCTCGACGCCCTCGCCGACGCCGATGAAATAGACCGGCAGCTTGTGCTTGGCAGAGATGGCAACAAGAATGCCGCCGCGCGCCGTGCCGTCGAGCTTGGTCATGATCAACCCGTTGACGCCGGCGACGTTGCGGAAGATCTCGACCTGGCTGAGCGCGTTCTGCCCGGTCGTGGCATCGAGCGTCTGCAGCACAGTATGCGGCGCATCGGGATCGAGTTTGCCGAGCACGCGCACGATCTTCTCGAGCTCGGCCATCAGCTCTGCCTTGTTCTGCAGGCGGCCGGCGGTATCGACGATCAGCACGTCGCATTTTTTCGCCTTCGCCTGTTCGAAGGCATCATAGGCAAGGCCGGCGGCATCGGCGCCGAGTTTGGTGCCGATGAATTCGGAATTCGTCCGGTCGGCCCAGATTTTCAGCTGCTCGATCGCCGCCGCACGGAACGTATCGCCGGCGGCCAGCATCACCTTCAGCCCGGCGCCGGAAAGCTTTGCCGCAAGCTTGCCGATCGTCGTGGTCTTGCCCGTGCCGTTGACGCCGACGACGAGAATGACATGCGGCTTGTGCGAGAGGTCGAGCTGCAGCGGCTTGGCGACCGGCTTCAGGACCTTGGCGATTTCGGACGCCATGATCCGGCTGACATCCTCGCCGGTGACATCCTTGCCATAGCGCTCAGAGGCGAGCGTGTCGGTGACGCGCATGGCGGTCTCGACACCAAGATCGGCCTGGATCAGCAGGTCCTCGAGATCCTGCAGCGTCTCGTCATCGAGCTTGCGCTTGGTGAAGAGCGCGGTGATCTGGCCGGTCAGCTGCGAAGAGGTGCGTGCAAGGCCATTGCGCAGGCGCTGGAACCAGCTGAGTTTTGGCTGCAGGACAACGGGCTCCGGCTCGACGACCTTCGGGCCGGTGGCAAAGCCTCTGGGGAGGATGGGAGAGCCAATCTCCGGTTCTGCCGCGGGGCTATCCCCCTCCGCCCTGCCGGGCATCTCCCCCACAGGTGGGGAGATTGGCTGGGAGGGCGAATCCAGCCCTGCATCATCCTCAGTCGGAATCTCTTCCGGCTCAGCCGGAACCTCTTCCGGAAGCTTTTCGACGATCTCTTCGAGGTCAGCCGGCTGTTCGAGCGCTCCGGTCTCCACAGGATCTGCCGCCTCGTGCGGGAGATGTTCCAGAGGGACAGAAGCGGGTATTTCCGCAACGGGTTCGGCGACCGCCTGGATTTCAGCTTCCGCCTCCGCCTCCGCTGCTGCCTCGGCTTCCAGCAATGAGAGCGGCACGACACCCATGTCGTTCAGCTGGTCGGCGGCGGGCAGGATTGAGGATTCGACATCATCTTCAGCAACCGCTGCTTCGACCCCGCCCTCGTCAATATCGGCAGCCGGTCCGCCGGCCGTATCCATTTCCTCGGCCAGCACCGGATCGTCGGCAACCGGCAGATCTTCGTCGCGCGAACGCGGCTCCAGCTCCCTTTCCACGGCCGCAGGCACAGGTTCTTCAGCCGGCTTGCCGAAGGTGAAGACCTTTTTGATGAAACTGAGCGCCATGGGGATTCCGTGAAAGTCAGGCCGCTGCTGCGGCCGTCAATTGCATGTCGAGATGCTTGCCATTGTGGCCGGTGATCGTGACCGGCACAAGTTCGCCGGGACGAAGGCCGGGGGCTGCGACCAGCGTGAAGTTCTCCGTATGCGCCAGGCCGTTGTTTTCAACAAGCAGCCATTGCCGGGTTCCGATCATCCGATCGAGATGGGATTGATGCAGCCTATGTCCAGCGGCGCGTAGCTTTGCGGCACGATCCTTGACCAGCGACCGGTCGAGCTGCGGCATGCGGGCGGCCGGCGTGCCCGGACGCAGACTATAGGGGAAGACATGCAGATGAGCGATATTGGCTTCTTCCGCCAATCGCACGGCATTGTCGAACATCTCTTCGGTTTCGGTGGGAAAGCCGGCAATCATATCGGCGCCGAAGCTCATCTCGGGGCGGAGGCGGCGCGCATCCTCGATGAAACGCAACGCATCGGCGCGTAAATGCCGGCGCTTCATGCGTTTCAGGATCATGTCGTCGCCATGCTGCAGCGACAGATGCAAATGCGGCATGAAACGGGGCTCGTCGGCGATGAGATCCATCAGATGGGCATCGGCTTCGATGCTGTCGATCGAGGAAAGCCGCAGGCGGCGGATATCAGGGATCTGTTTCAGCAGCGTCTTGGCCAAAAGCCCGAGCGTCGGGGCACCGGGCAGATCGCAGCCATAGCTGGTGGCATCGACCCCGGTCAGCACGATCTCGCGATAACCGCCGTCGACCAGTTTGCGGGCTTGATCGACGACGGCTCCCATCGGCACCGAGCGGGAATTGCCGCGGCCATAGGGAATGATGCAGAAGGTGCAGCGATGGTCGCAACCATTCTGCACCTGGATGAAGGCACGCACATGGCCGTCGATGTGCCTGACCATCTGCGGCGCCGTCGCCTTGACGCTCATGATGTCGTTGACGCGAAGTTTCTCTTCGGCCGAAACGCCGAAGTCCGGCAGGCCGCGATAAGAAGCGGTCGTCAGCTTTTCCTCGTTGCCGAGCACGGCATCGACCTCTGCCATCGCGGCGAAGGTTTGCTTTTCCGTCTGCGCGGCGCAGCCGGTGACGATGATGCGGGCATGCGGATTGTCACGCCGTGCCCGGCGGATCGCCTGGCGGGCCTGGCGCACGGCCTCGCCGGTCACGGCACAGGTGTTGACCAGGATGGCGTTGTTGAGCCCGGCCTTCTCAGCCTGCGCCTTCATCACTTCGGATTCATATGTGTTGAGGCGGCAGCCGAAGGTAATGACCTCGATGCCGCTCACTGCGCCTCCGCCTCTCGGGTACCCTCGCGCGACCAGAGACCGGTCGAAGGATCGACCCTGCCCGACCATTCCCATTCGGCCGGGCCGGTCATGATGACATGATCGTCGCGCTCGCGCCATTCGATGGAAAGCGTGGCCGGCGGCTTGGCGCTTGCCACATTGATCGTCACCTTGCGGCCGGTGCGGCCGGTGCGCGCAGCACTGACGGCAGCAGAACAGGCAGCCGAGCCGCAGGCAAGCGTCAGTCCCGCGCCGCGCTCCCAGGTGCGCGTCGTCACCGATGTCGGCGACGTCACTTGCGCCAGCGTGATATTGGCGCGCTCGGGAAACATCGGATGGTTTTCGAGCAACGGTCCGAAGCGGGCGAGATCATAGGACATCACGTCCCTGTCCACCCAGAAGATCGCATGCGGATTGCCCATCGACATTGCCGAAGGCGAATGCAGCACCGGCTTGTCGATCGGACCGATCTGCAACTCGATGCGGCTGGTGTCGTGGAATTCTTCCGCCAGCGGGATCCTGTCCCAATCGAAGACCGGCCGGCCCATATCGACGGAGATCGTCCCGTCCTCGTGCTCGACGGCGTTGAGGATGCCGGCAACCGTCTGGAAGGTGAAGGCCTTCCTGCCGGTCTCGGCGGCAAGCGCCTGCACGACGCAGCGCGTGCCGTTGCCGCAGGCCTGCGCCTTCGAGCCATCGGAATTCAGGATATCGATGAAGGCATCGGTGCCTTCGGCCTTCGGATCATGGATCGCCATGATCTGATCGAACTCAGTCTGCGGATCGGCATTGAGCGCCACCGCCGCCGCCGGCGTCACCTTGTCCGGCCGGCCGCGCATGTCGACGACCAGGATCTTGTTGCCAAGCCCGTTCATCCTCGCGAATTCGACCGTTGCGCTCATGGGTATCATTCCGTCTGTCTTTCCGGTGTATATGGCGGAAATGCGAAGGAATTACCAGTGGGTGAGTGCCGGGCAGACGTTGCGGCCCGCCGACCCCTTCGAGGCAGCAGTTCGGCTTTTACCGCTGTGCACCGTCGGGATCGAAGGATGCAGCATGGGCTTCAACAATCGCTGCGGTGATGACTTTTCTCAGCTCGTAGACCAGCGAGCGGGACCGCTTGCGATCCAGATCCTGTGCCGCCTTTGCAAGATTCAGGCCTTCGTTCAGGACAATATGATGGGCCCGCGCCAGCGCCCAGCTCTCAATATCAGCATTTAACATTCGATATCTCCGCCGATTCATTCGGCATCAAGGATATTCACGAATCATTTTACAGGACGCACTTAAGTAGAAAGTAGAATCATAAGCAGAATAATTTGCAACTGGCGTTGACAGCGAATTCGGCCGCCGGAGTGGCAATATTTATCGGCAAAACCTGAAACCCTGGCGGATTGCGCAAGCCAATACGTCGCTTTGTTTGCGTATGTACTTTTGCTGCAACCGTTGGATGAGGCGCCATCGGCCTCTCGTCACACGGCTTCTAAGAAGTCGGTCATGCGGTCATTTGTCCGCATTGCCTTGACTTTCGCGCGGCTTTCCTGTTTATCGCGCCCAATCCGCGACGAGCCACATGACTCCGAGCCGCCGACCGGGACCTTAAGATCCCGGAGGTCAACACCCGACAGCGCGATGCGCCCTCGGGTGCTTTTTGGCTTTGCGTCTTGTTTTCGT from Rhizobium leguminosarum bv. trifolii WSM1325 encodes:
- a CDS encoding aconitate hydratase 1 (TIGRFAM: aconitate hydratase 1~PFAM: aconitate hydratase domain protein~KEGG: ret:RHE_CH03944 aconitate hydratase); the protein is MSKSLDSFNCRSTLSVNGKDYVYYSLPKAEANGLAGVSKLPYSMKVLLENLLRFEDGQSVTKEHILAVAEWLNNKGAVENEIAYRPARVLMQDFTGVPAVVDLAAMRDAMVSLGGDPEKINPLVPVDLVIDHSVIVDEFGTPQAFARNVELEYQRNGERYRFLKWGQQAFKNFRVVPPGTGICHQVNLEYLGQTVWTKEEDGETIAYPDTCVGTDSHTTMINGLGVLGWGVGGIEAEAAMLGQPVSMLLPEVIGFKLTGKLKEGVTATDLVLTVVQMLRKKGVVSKFVEFFGPGMDNMPLADRATIGNMGPEYGATCGFFPVDGETINYLTMSGRTHDRIALVEAYSKAQGMWREGDGSELVFTDTLELDLNDVVPSMAGPKRPEGRISLENIATGFAGSMDADYKKPGQLNNRYAVEGTDFDLGHGDVAIAAITSCTNTSNPSVLIAAGLLARNAVAKGLKTKPWVKTSLAPGSQVVGEYLAKSGLQADLDKLGFNLVGFGCTTCIGNSGPLPAPISKTINDKGLIVSGVLSGNRNFEGRISPDVQANYLASPPLVVAYALAGTVQTDLTKEPIGEDQSGNPVYLKDIWPTSKEVQEFILKYVTRELYESKYADVFKGDVNWQAVQIPPGQTYAWDDNSTYVQNPPYFVGMGKKGSGVSDIKGARVLGLFGDKITTDHISPAGSIKAASPAGAYLIDHDVAVADFNQYGTRRGNHEVMMRGTFANIRIRNHMLGPNGKEGGYTIHYPSKEETSIYDAAMQYKQEGVPLVIFAGVEYGNGSSRDWAAKGTNLLGVKAVVAQSFERIHRSNLVGMGIIPFVFEEGTTWQSLGLKGDELVTIEGLEKIKPREKKIARITYGDGTVKEVPLLSRVDTLDEVVYLNNGGILQTVLRDLAA
- a CDS encoding heme exporter protein CcmA (KEGG: rec:RHECIAT_CH0004228 heme ABC transporter, ATP-binding protein (involved in cytochrome c biogenesis)~TIGRFAM: heme exporter protein CcmA~PFAM: ABC transporter related~SMART: AAA ATPase); the encoded protein is MHLTAENLAARRGEDLIFVNISFHLAAGEALVLTGRNGSGKSTLLRVVAGLLRPEKGTVKFHDGESGADRHAGEVSHYLGHRNAMKNELTVAENLDFWRSFLGNTGSAAALSVEDAADAVGLSGITHLPFGYLSAGQQRRIAFAKLLVAHRPVWILDEPTAALDANADGLLADLITAYLARGGIVLAATHQPLGLRNSQELKMTGFAGVDHGVWG
- a CDS encoding heme exporter protein CcmB (TIGRFAM: heme exporter protein CcmB~PFAM: cytochrome c-type biogenesis protein CcmB~KEGG: rec:RHECIAT_CH0004229 heme ABC transporter, permease protein (involved in cytochrome c biogenesis)), whose protein sequence is MTALFLRDLKLSIRAGGGALIGVLFFLTIVAVIPFGVGPDLKLLSRIGPAIVWIGALLAALLGLDRLFQAERDDGSLDLMLIQETPLVLTVLVKCLAHWTATSLPLVIASPLLGLFMNMDETAIGATMLTLLVGSPAITFIGAVGAAVAVALPRGGLLVSILVLPLTIPVLIFGVSATYAAVEDPAPFLPPFLILIALTLFFAVIGPAAAALALRNTAD
- a CDS encoding heme exporter protein CcmC (TIGRFAM: heme exporter protein CcmC~PFAM: cytochrome c assembly protein~KEGG: ret:RHE_CH03948 heme ABC transporter, permease protein (involved in cytochrome-c biogenesis)) gives rise to the protein MSETSLAISKFSDLANPTRFLALAARAIPWLAGITALCFAVGLYLSFATEGDYQQGETVRIMYVHVPSAWLSMMCYTIMSVSAIGTLVWRHPLADVSAKAAAPLGAAFTLLALVTGSLWGKPMWGTWWVWDARLTSVFVLFLMYLGLIALGRAIDDPSKAARVSAVLILVGFVNIPIIKFSVEWWNTLHQSASVLRLDGPAIDPEFLRPLFVMAIAFTLLFFTLHIMAMRNEIWRRRIAAQRRLAARMASREE
- a CDS encoding heme exporter protein CcmD (TIGRFAM: heme exporter protein CcmD~PFAM: Heme exporter protein D (CcmD)~KEGG: rec:RHECIAT_CH0004231 probable heme transporter protein (involved in cytochrome c biogenesis)), coding for MTHAFYVYASYGFAALVTIAVTAWTWADGRARRRELAALEAAGIRRRSARPKDSVGDGE
- a CDS encoding periplasmic protein thiol/disulphide oxidoreductase DsbE (TIGRFAM: periplasmic protein thiol/disulphide oxidoreductase DsbE~PFAM: Redoxin domain protein; alkyl hydroperoxide reductase/ Thiol specific antioxidant/ Mal allergen~KEGG: ret:RHE_CH03950 thiol disulfide interchange protein (involved in cytochrome-c biogenesis)), with protein sequence MNDTPENTAAKPRGLSRYALALLPLIVFGGIAATAAKMLYDQDFHGKNIAEIPSALIGTKAPALNLPPLDGANLPALTDAAIKGKLTLVNVFASWCLPCRDEHPVLKELAKDGRLNIVAINYKDQSANALRFLGELGNPFRAIGVDPNGKAAIDWGVYGIPESYLVGPDGTILYKRVGPFDDISLKEGLFPAMEKALGKPAS
- a CDS encoding conserved hypothetical protein (KEGG: rec:RHECIAT_CH0004233 hypothetical protein) codes for the protein MSAAEAEYRVRHQTFWFAACLAVLIIQIAAEYMMGRVPICACGYVKLWEGGVNTSGNSQHLSDWYTPSHIIHGFLFYGLAHLILRGKPLAARLLLALAIESGWELLENSPLIIDRYRTATIALDYYGDSILNSAMDTVFMCVGFFFARRAPVALTVAIAIFFEIFTGYVIRDNLTLNVVMLIWPVEAIKVWQSGL
- a CDS encoding intracellular septation protein A (TIGRFAM: intracellular septation protein A~PFAM: Intracellular septation protein A~KEGG: rec:RHECIAT_CH0004234 intracellular septation protein), whose translation is MSTESDITPSAADRHHPLLKLALELGPLMIFFFANLRGQWLVETFPALSELGGPLFVATGLFMAATIISLIVSKVVLGHLPIMPFVSGIVVVIFGSLSIWLQNETFIKMKPTIVNALFGVALLGGLAFGKSLLGYVFNAAFQLDAEGWRKLTIRWGIFFLFLAVLNEVVWRNFSDGTWVAFKVWGTMPITIIFTLAQMPLVLKHSINLETEGEK